A single genomic interval of Ictalurus furcatus strain D&B chromosome 20, Billie_1.0, whole genome shotgun sequence harbors:
- the LOC128623816 gene encoding signal-transducing adaptor protein 2-like, with translation MQPWLILFSASHQSKLAVPTILTLLPGQLHMLKEVVEKERQRRRALALSRAPSSPLSLPLVGEIPACFRPVSRTEAEVLLERHPDCSNMLLRPGRDATSLAVTTRQDLNGSVFRHLRVTQKSQGGYIIDVENPIPCPTLYDVINALVEKIAGTLQPFLLEEPYEENITYISSNDENGHCAPIGTFSRGPSLSPKGTRPQLTSAFYSQRI, from the exons CTGGCAGTGCCCACGATTCTAACCCTGCTGCCCGGGCAACTGCACATGCTAAAGGAGGtggtggagaaagagagacagagaagaagaGCTCTAGCGCTCTCGAGAGCCCCTTCatctcccctctccctccctctggtaGGAGAGATCCCTGC TTGTTTCAGGCCTGTCTCTCGTACAGAAGCCGAGGTTCTGTTAGAGCGTCACCCAGACTGTAGTAACATGTTGCTAAGACCGGGCAGAGACGCCACGTCACTTGCAGTAACCACACGACAAGACCTTAATGG CTCGGTGTTCAGACACTTACGGGTTACCCAGAAGTCTCAGGGAGGTTACATCATCGATGTGGAAAACCCG ATCCCGTGTCCCACCCTTTATGATGTCATTAACGCACTAGTCGAAAAAATAGCTGGGACACTTCAGCCTTTTCTACTGGAGGAGCCTTATGAAGAGAATATCA CGTACATTTCATCCAACGATGAGAACGGACACTGTGCACCCATTGGCACTTTCTCCAGAGGACCCTCACTGTCCCCGAAAGGTACAAGACCTCAGCTCACCTCAGCATTTTACTCTCAGAGAATCTAA